gtccctcagttatgaacgaagtAGCGCATTTGGTCCCTAACCgttaaatttgaagaaaaattttaaaaatattttaaatttgaggggtaaaatagaaaattcacattttattctctatATAACgttgaatgaaactatagttatattgaaaagaaactgtagttgtgttaaaaggaaactacaatgtatataaaatgaaactgaataacagtttcacatatttgagtgtatattgtccaatgaaactgtacttatatcgaaatgatattgtagttgtgttgtaatgaaactatagtgtatataaaatgagactgaataacagtttcacatatctgagtgtataatgtcgaatgaaactgtagttatatcgaaagaaactgtagtgtatataaaataatgaaactgaatatgttatacacatagagttacttttttttgcggAATGGCGCGGAACGAATGCATTTtctgccgtttcttttcattaatcaaaacgacgtcttTTTTATGCATGGACTACCATGCATtatggaccacggtccacattAAAATTTGCGGGTTAAAATTGGGTCGGCTAGACTAGGCCAAACAGTAAAGAAATATGGGTCTAGCCCAGCATATAGccccaaaatttttaattagtactTTTTCCCCAATTTCTTTATAGTTTGAAGTTAttgcatttattatttatgtattcatTTTTAGCATAATGATGAGTTCcaccttaaatttttattttttttgttggttggaGTAGGAGAGCTTATTGGTTATGCTAGATCGTGAAGATTTATTGTATTAAACTATAATgagttataaattttaattttgattgatttatctaattagtattattatatatatatatatatatatatatatatatatatatatatattacaagtattttttttattaatgcaAACACCAAAGATTCATTAATCCAAACTTTCAATAGCTTACGAAGAAGGAAAGAGAATAGAAAACTCTTTCCTACAATTTGGCCTAGAAATGATATCCTTTGCTAATAAGCGGGTTACCATATTCACATATCATTTAGTAATAGTAAACAAAAAATGATGTAGTAGAACTAGACTAGAGTCCTGGTATACTGGTATCACCTTCAATGCATCTATTTCATTTTGAACACAATCCACAATACAAACaagtattattatcattattaaaatgatcaatattatataagaaataactttataataattttctattcatgttttagaaaatgaaccaaacgaaaacaaaatacaattttttttacttttagcgatagtttttaatttttttttgccagACGCTAGTTTCCAACCGGCAAATTATTAGTCCACATAGTGTTGCGTGGATcataacaaaatgtacatttttaatatattgaaagtatattattcgtgtactgaatgtacactatacaaaataatgtactttcagtacttaaataatgtactttttctgaatataatgtacattttaatatactaaaagtacattattcgtgtactgaaGGTAAtgttatacaaaataatgtactttcagtactcaaataatatactttccataaatataatgtacatttttaaaatactaaaagtatattatttgtgttctGTATGCACATGATACAACCCTGAGGTTGTATGGGTTGCTCTTCTTCGAGTCAAGAGTTAAACTCCAGAAAGGGAGGGAGAAAAGACATGGTTGCGCTTCGAGTGGCAGCCCAACTCCAAATGACTATACTTCGAGTGATAGTCTAACTCCAGAAAGAGAGAATGTCTCCAGACATAAtccattaattatattcttcaGTCCCCTTATACATTTACACAGGTAGTTATTTATACATGATAATACAACTACCCATTATCTTAAAGTGCCTGTAACTACCTAAGAAAGTGGTCATCCACTacactcataataataataataatagaaactgCATGACACCATGGTTGTATGagcacattatttgatagtatgatccacacagctgtgtagattatggtccatacaataatgatcCTTTTCAACCATgggaaatatatttaaatttatctgtaTTGGAAAAAGAATTTATAAGTACAGGCAAGAAACTCATTTATAGTGGTGCAACAACTTCACATTAACTAGAATCAATAATGTGGGTATGGAATAATATGGTGGTTTCTCTCTCAGACGATATTTGCGCTCGATCATGCTTACATTGTATTCCATTTGTTCCGTGTCGTCATCACCCTCTCCAGGCAGTGATGTTCTTCTAATCTGTGTCTCCCAACACGTCACCAATTGACCAAATATGGTAAAACCAATTTCTACGGTCCAACACTAGAATGCTGTCGAGTCCCCTGTTCCTCATCATTCTCACACCGACATAAAACGCCGTAGACGATCTATTTGTGGCACGAAATTGACCTCCGTGAACATCAACAAAGACTGGGATTGCTCAAATGTAATTATATGGCTGTgtgatatttaatattaaaattaagagttctactacatggactctcattttctactccaCCACTTATACTCCCTGACGTTGTAAGATATGATAGGTTATCTTTATCCTGTGGGTCCCCGAAAtgtgtcaacatcaaacttttgtgtgaGGGAATAGAAGTAAGGAGTAAAACTTTGGAGTCCAAGTAATATTGACGGGgttagctcagttggttcaaCCAATCATCCCGCGGCTAGTGTAGAGggttcaaattaaattttactccgtattagaaAACCTTGACCGATCTCATACAAGTATAGAATTTCGTcattgtatattatttgatgCGTGTCTCGAATAAAGTTATTTTGTCTTGTTTCTAATTTTTGGTGTGACAAGGGAAACGTGTAGTCGCTACCCGAAGATGTGCAttattttgtcttatttttaatttttggattGACGAAGGAAACATGTAGTCACTACGTGAGGATGTGCACTATTTTGTCTTGTTTCTAATTTTTGGAGTGACGAGGGAAAACCGCAACCACTACCCGAGAGTGTGCACTGAGATAAACCTCATCTTGTGACCCTAACTGGCAAATGACCACGGATGGATTAAATTGACCCAAGTAGGCCGAATTAAATAACCTGATAATTAAATAACAAGGATAATAGTAGATAATGATAAAAGAAAAAGGTATTAAAAGGACAAAAATGATATTGGAAAGACAAAGATATTGTATTTAGGAGCAATGTAATGCTATTACAATAGATTTGATGATGTCTTCACAAGACAATTACACTCCCTTATATATTAATAAGAACCCTAACTGCCTCCACGGAAAAGGAaattattcataacaaaattgACCATGTCCGGGATACTTGACATATCCTAAATCGTTGAGGCACAGGCCGTGGCTGAGCACAAGACTCAACCTCAGGCCCTAGGTCCAACCGGACCCGTCTTACTTGTGaccttataattataattataaatttgtatctTTAGTCAGCTTGGTTGGGGTTAATTACCCCATCTCGATCTTGTTCCTAATTGTTTGGGCAATAAATGTAGTAGGCAACCCATGTCTTAGGATAGACTTAGAGACCTAGCTCTTGAGCTATTGGGTTAGGCCTGAGTCATGATTAGGGACCAGGCAGGAATATTGGACCATTAGTTGATATATAGAACATGCATAAAGAAGGATCCAACAGTTGCCATTAAATATTTCCTTCAGCACATATAATATGTTGTGCTCAAATTAAAGGTCTGCGCCATGTGGTTGGCCGCCAGAGATCTAAATGTTGCTTTAATTTACTCCAAACACTTGGAGTTCTTGAGTTGGCTCTCTATCTTTAATGTGCATATGGATAAAACAGCAGCCAAGACTGGAATGAAGAAAGGTGCATGgactgaagaagaagataatcTTTTGAGGAAATACATTGAGGAGTTTGGAGAAGGGAAATGGCACCAAGTTCCAGCTAAAGCAggtaacaaattaattaaagcaaacaatataaattattacatttgatttttttttctttttctctaaatttatataataataggaAGAAGAATGTGTATGTGCAGGGTTGAATAGATGTCGAAAAAGTTGTAGATTGAGATGGTTGAATTATCTCCGACCGAATATAAAAAGAGGGGAATTTGCTTGGGATGAAGTTGATCTCATCATCAGGCTTCACAAGCTGTTAGGCAACAGGCAAGTTCAAACATTATTATATTCCTCAATGCctcaaataaaaatgaaaaagaatatcctttctattttatgtgtttagCTCGAttaatgataaaatttatatatttaattagaaatcaaattaaaaaaatactattatacacaaaaattaattttaaaaataaaaataaacaaacaagaaATAGATAGTTCAACCAATAAACAGTAGACATTAAAATGAGACAGAAAAAGTAAAAGGTCTTCatagaaatatttaaaaataaaaataaaaaaaccaagaaaattaaaacctcACTTACTTCCATTATCTAAAATCTTCTCACAAAACATttgaatccccaacccaagGGTCTCCCACGCCCCCGACCTGACAAAGCATCTAggaagatgtaaatcatgataactcactTTGAAAGATTGCTCCCACACCGTTCCTGGTGAGACTCGGTCCCTAATTTCTTTTCCTAAACTTCATCCCTGTAACCTATGCAATTCCTTTTTGtccacaaaaaatgaaattcactTGCTCCCAAGACCAACACTCCCGCCATACCACAGGATAGTAGAACGCTAAATCAAGTGACTGGCTGGTGTCATAAGGAGCTCACTACACTGTGTTTATCGGGGTCAATCTTGTGTGcttgtttataatttatcacCCAAGAATCAACTATAAGTTACTGCACAAGTTATTTATATTCCTTTTTGATTTTCCGGTTAGGTGGTCGTTGATCGCCGGTAGGATTCCAGGGAGAACGGCGAACGACGTGAAGAATTACTGGAATACCCACCTCAAAAAGACGGCTGAATTTGGCAAGCCACCTCGTCGGCAACAAGAAAATGGAAGAGAAAACATCGTCATTGGACCTCCAAACTCGTCAAAGATCTCATCTTTCTTGTCATTGGGAACTGAAACAACAACTACAAAAACTACTATGCCCGACAATGACGTGAGCAAGCGGACATTTACGCCATCGCCGCCGGCCGATAGCGTAACACAATGGTGGGAAAATTTGCTGGCTATTGGTGAAAGGGATGGGGCAATCACGTGGTCGCCGTCGTTGACAACCTCCGATGAAGGAGATAAGGCGGTGGGCGACGGGGAAACATGGTCACGAGTAATCGGTGATGGCAACTCTACGTTTATTGACGAGGGTGAATTCAGTTGGATCGAGTTTCAGTTTCGCATGGGTACAAGTAAGTGGAACGATGGTATTTGGGACTTGGGAGAGTAACCgaagtaataattatttttcaagcACTAGCTTAGTGTgataatatgtaatattttgtgAACAAGTGACACCAACttaattttgacaaataattattaccatatttaatcgattttctttaataatttttaaatttaattttttgtgtttaattatatttttaatttagtttctaaatatataaatttatgtactaatactaaacttaatatcatggaaaataaaaaataaaaacaacttcaatcaaacctcgttaaccgaaccaaacaagtaaaatggaagcaatttatatcgtggaccagggtgcataatgcattgtgcacccgatccaaaacgacgtcattttagTTCTTTTAATTAACGGCTTTTCCGTTTCCCTTTCGGCCTTAACTGATAAGATGAGTTCTGTACATTCTGTtgtgacattctgtgtattctagtaattgattatgtgtattctagtatgcaattctgtacattattagtttccaataccatacctcatggaacataagaaataatatttaggcttatattctgtgtatccttttcattgattctgtgtattctagtatgtaattctgtacattataaTTTCCAATATCATATCTCATTAAACAACATAGATAATACTTAGGCTAATAATTCTGTGCATTCTATTcataaattttgtgtattctagtatataattctgtacattattgaaTTGATTTCGAGTACCATACGTCATGAAGTAGTAATGCTAATACTTAGGCTATTTATAACAACTTAATATTCTAGTTTGCTAAAAGAGTTAATAAAACCTACTACTGCTAATTACTAATTATTGCTAAATAAGACTTTATCAATTGTTGGAAATTATGTctaataaattttgatgatgtAAAATAAGTTACATTGAAACTTTAGAACCCCAAACATCCTATAAATTGAATTTTCTTTCTTGTGAATTCTTTTAGAAACACAAACGACATAACATATTTCAGTAAATCCACAAATAGAAGAGTTTTACTCTAGCAGGTCTCTAAAGCAATTGAAATACGAACAACGAAAGcacttataaattataactatAAGTCAATATATAGTAGATAAACAAAGCTCTTAAATGGGAGACCTAATGCACCAATAGAACCAATCTCTTGGAAAACTTGGTAATTCAATAATTAGTAGAGCTTGTTAATCTCCAGATGCTCCAAACAACATATCTTTCATTGGTAGATCTCACAAAAGCTATGGATGACAGACTCTACCATTAACTAGATTAAACATGAAATCTCAGAAGGCCTTATCTATATATAAGTTGAAGTCTACCAAGAGGGTCCTATATGGAGCAAATACACTACCAATATTATCTTAgcaa
This portion of the Ipomoea triloba cultivar NCNSP0323 chromosome 5, ASM357664v1 genome encodes:
- the LOC116021115 gene encoding transcription factor MYB90-like, whose amino-acid sequence is MDKTAAKTGMKKGAWTEEEDNLLRKYIEEFGEGKWHQVPAKAGLNRCRKSCRLRWLNYLRPNIKRGEFAWDEVDLIIRLHKLLGNRWSLIAGRIPGRTANDVKNYWNTHLKKTAEFGKPPRRQQENGRENIVIGPPNSSKISSFLSLGTETTTTKTTMPDNDVSKRTFTPSPPADSVTQWWENLLAIGERDGAITWSPSLTTSDEGDKAVGDGETWSRVIGDGNSTFIDEGEFSWIEFQFRMGTSKWNDGIWDLGE